In the genome of Candidatus Phytoplasma solani, the window TAATATTTGGAATGAATGGTCTTATCAAAAATATCAAAATTCATCTCATTTTAAAAATGAAACAATGAAAGAATTTATTCAAAAAATTAAAAATAATCCATTTTTTGCCACTTTACATGGTAATTTAGGACCTATTTATGGCAAGCAATGGCGCGATTTTAACGGTTTTGACCAAATTAATTTTTTAATTTCTGAAATAAAAAATAACCCCAATTCAAGGCGTTTAATTCTTAATTCTTGGAACCCTCCAATCTTGCATCAAATGGCTTTACCTCCTTGTCATGTTTTAATGCAATTTTATGTTTTAAAAGGCAAGCTTTCCTTGCAACTTTATCAAAGAAGTGGTGATGTTTTTTTGGGGGTCCCATTTAATATTGCTTCTTATGCTTTATTGCTTTTGATGGTGGCTCAGGTTACTAATTTAGAACTTGGTGAATTTATTCACACTTTGGGAGATGCTCATATTTATCATAATCATTTAAATCAAATAAAAACTCAAATTAAAAGAACTCCAAAAAAACTACCTCAAATGATTTTAAACCCCAATATTAAAGATATTCATAGTTTTCAATTTAGTGATTTTACTTTAAAAAATTATATTTTTGATGATGTTTTGAAAGGTGATATCGCTATATGATTAATTTAATTACAGCTTTTGATAGTAATTATTTAATAGGGGTGGATAATAAACTTCCTTGGAAATATCCTCAAGATTTACATTATTTTAAAAAAATAACTTTGAATCAAGAAGTTTTAATGGGTTATCAAACTTATCTTTCTTTAAAAAGTTATTTTAAAAACAAACCTTTTAATTTCAAAAAAACTTATGTTGCTACTTTTAAAAAAGATTTGCAATTACCAAATTGTGAAGTGGTTTTTGATTTACTAAAATTTTTAAAGACTTTTTCCAGTAAAAAAACCTCTCATCTTTTTGTCATTGGTGGTAGACAAATTTATCAACAAGTTTTACCAATTGTTAATATTTTATATATTACTCATATTTTAAACAGACATAAAGGAAATGTTTATTTTCCACAAGTTAATTGGCAAGAGTTTCAGTTAGTGCAAAAAACTATTGAAACACAATTAATTTTTGCTCTTTATCAAAGAAAAAAGGAATTTTTATTATGTTAACTTTTATCTTTTTTTTAACTACGATTTTAGTGAATTGCTACTTTTTTAAATTGAAACAGTGGTTTTTATTACCTTTTGTTTTTGTTTTATCCTTGATGATGGCTTTTTTAATAACTTTTTTGTTTTTGGTTTTTTGTCTTGCGATAATGTCTTTTTTTCCTCCAAATCATTCTTTTAAAGGGTTTGTTATTCGCAGCTTATCTCGGTGTATTAAAACTTTTTTGCGAATTGAAGTGACAGTTAAAAATAAAAATTTATTCCCTTTAAAAGAAAATATTATTATTTATGCTAACCATAAATCTTATATAGACGCTTTTCTAATCGCAAGTGAACTTCCAAGAACTTTAGCTTTTGCTCCCAAAGATAAATTTTGTTTTCCGGTTTTAACTAAGTGGTTTTTAGATTTAGCTTTTTATTCTTCCGATTGTATGGTTGTATCAAGAGATAATATTAGAAAAACATCTCAAAATTTAATCAATATAATACCTAAAATTAAATTAGGTTTGGCTCTTGTTGTTTTTCCTGAAGGAGGGATGACAAATGTTAACGATGAAAAAGTAACCTCTCTTTTAAGAGGCTCTTTTAAAATATCTTTTAAAAGTGAAGCTTCCATTATTCCTTTAACCGTTAAAGGAGCTAGTCAAATTAAAAATTATTTTTGGTGGCAAAAAAAAAAAGTTGAAATCATTATTCACAAATCATTAAAATATAATGATTATCGGGGCCAAACAACACAACAAATAGCTTTGAATGTTGAAAAAATTATCAATTCTAGTTTTGAATAAATAAAAAAATTACTCATTTGGTTTTTATAATTTGAATTATTTTTTTATCAAAAGCAATAAATTTTAATGTTACAATAAAATAGGTAAATAGTGAATTATTGCTTTCTAAAAATAATATTATTTTAATAAGAAAAGGGGAAAGTTTCAAATGATTGTTTTTCAGGTAACAACTTATTTTAATCCACATTTAAATGATTTATGTTTTTTTGAAGAAAAAAATAGAACCACTAAAAAACTTGTTTCAGCTTTAGAACCTAGTCAAAACCAATCAGGTCCCAAAGATTTGTTTTGTCTTTCTTGGGCTATTTGTTTGTATAAAACTTCTAAAAAAATTTTAGAAGAAAAAGGTTATAAAAATAAAGATTTAAGAATTAAAATAATTTTAGAAATGGGAAAAGACGATAAAGGTTTTTATTTTAAACCAACTGCTATTTTAGGGATAAAAGATATGTTATTGCAAGAAATTGAAGTGATTTTAGTATCTGCTCACAAAAGATGTCCTATTTCACGTTTAATTAGTTCTGACTCCAATGTAAAAGTTAAAGCTACTAATTATGACGAATTAATCACCCAATAAAAAAATATAATAACATCATTTTTCCAAACATTTTTTTAATTTTAATCTATTAAATTGCGCTGTTCCGTTTTTTTGGACATTTTTTTATTTAAAAATTACTCTTTAAAACTTAAAAATAAGTAGATAATTTCATATCTTTTCAAACTAAAGAAATATTGTTTTCATTCAAAAAAGTGTCTAAACTTTTTTGATAATTCGTTAGTTTCAAAAGATATTTTTCAAAAACATTTTACCCTTACACTATATAACTAGGGAAAAAAAGTTAAAAATAAATGTAGAAAATAAAAACAAAGTTATTTTTTTACGCAATTATGTTATTTAGTGGAAAAAATGCGCAAAAAGATAACCTTTTTCAAGGTTGAATATTTAAATAAAAAATATTATCTAAAATTTAAGGAATATTGAGAGGAAGATAAATAATTTAATTTAGCTAAAATCCATTTTTTGTTCCAAAACTTAGGGTAATAATTGATTATTTTTTTAACTTTTTCGGTTGATTTTTGAAATAAAAATGGATTTTGATATTGTAAAATGCTTTTCATTTGGCCAAAAAAGTTTTCAATAATTGCGTTGTCTCATGGGGTGGCTTTACGCGACATGCTTGATTAAAAAACCTTTTTTCGTTAAAGTTTGTTGGACTTTTTGTGATTTGATAAACTGCGTCTTGATCTGAGTGAATGATGCACGGTTTTTTTAATTTAGGTAATTTTTTTGATGGTGTTTAAAATTAATTCTTTGTTTTGGTTCCTTGTTGAAATGTAGGAAGCAATGATTTGGTTATTGAAAGAATCAATGATACAAGAAAAATATAAAAAACCTTGATTGGTTTTGAAATAAGTAATGTCAGTAAAGAGTTTTTGGAGGGGTTTGGTGGAAATAAAATCTTGATTGATTATGTATCAGCTATTCTTGATTTATACAACCGACAAATTATCAGTTATAACATTGCAACTATCACTGACATTAATTTTATTTTAGAAACTATCAAACCCATTCCTAAAGTAAATCATTTTTGTATCCTACATTGTGATAGGGGTAGTATTTATACCTCCAAAAGATATCAAAAAGCAGTAAAAGATAAAAATATGTATCAAAGTTTTTCAGCAAAAGCAACTCCAACCGAAAATGCATGTATGGAGTACTTTTTGGGCTAATTTAAAAAAAGAGACTCTCCATTACGAAAAAATGAAATACTTAACCGAAAATCAAGTTAAAAATATTATTCATAAATATATGCATTATTATAACTACAAACGAAAAATGAAAATTCTTAATTATTTATCTCCGATTGAATATAAAAAAAATATTTTAAATAATTGCCGTTCTATTTTTGAATGGTTATTTTTTTTGATTTTTTTTGAGTCATGTCTTTTTTGTCTCAAAAATTGTTGTTCTTTATCAGTTCACTTTTCGTGGAGCTTACCATTAAATGAGAATTTTTTTATAAAAAATTAAAGTTTTGAATTTGAAATTGATTATTATTTTTCTATTTTTTCTGTAAAAGTTTGGGTTTGATTATTAAAATGAAGTTGATATGTTTTATTAGAAATACCATTTCTGTTTTTGGCAATAATCATCTCATATTTCAATTGTGGCAATTTATTGATAATTGTGTTAGTTTCGCAATATAAAAGCATCACTAAATCAGCATCTTGTTCAATATTTCCTGTATCTTTTAAATCCGTTAATTTAGGTCTTCTTGGAGTGCTACTTTTCGCTGATTCTCGGTTTAATTGAGCAAGACAAAAAATAACAATATTGAGTTTTTTTGCTAATTGTTTTAATTTTTTAGAAATTTTATCTACTGGTTTATCTTGTAATAACTGTAAATAATCAATAAAAACCATATCTAATCCATGAGTTTGTTTAAAGTCATTACATTTAACTTCAATTTCAGAAACTAAAGAGGATTCATCATCAAAAAATAACCGCAATTGTCCTAATGTGTGTGAGGAATAAATGATTGTTTCTTTTTCTTTTTCACTGACTGCTCCTAATCGTAAGCGGCGCATATCAACATTAGAAATAGAACTTAAACTTTTTAAGATTAATTGAGTATTGCTCATTTCTAAACTAAAAATAACTATTTTAGTATTAGAATTTTTGATAATAATGTTAATAGCTAAATTCATCATTAAAGTTGTTTTGCCAACTCCAGGACGAGCTCCTAAAATAATTAATTCTTTTTTTTGAAAACCTAAAGTATCATGATTTAATTGATTAAAACCGGTATCAAACCCCAATAATCCATTTTTACTTGGATTAAAAATAGTTTTTTTTAAAATATCTTCCATTAAATCTTTGGGAGTGGCAAAAAGAGAAGTTGTTTGAGAAATTTGTTCGATTTCTTTTTCTGAACTATCTTTTTTAATTTTTTGAATATAATTATTTATTTCTGATAAGTGGCATAAAGGTGATTTTTGAAGGATTAATGTTAAATAATTTTGAACATTTTTACGTTTAAATTCAGGAATAATAGTTAAAAAAAGGTCAATTTTTTTAAGATCCCAAATTTTTTTTTGTTTGTGAAAATCCAATAAAAGATTATAAATATATTTAACTTTAGGATCGTTAAAATCATGTATATGAATTTTATTTTCTATTGAAGTAAATTGTTTTGGATTTAAAAGTAAAAATTTTAATAAAATATGTTCTGCTGTTTGATTTATCATTATATATCCTTATTTTTTTCTTGAAATATTTTCTATATTCCAAATATACTTTAATACAACATATTTATTTTACATAAAAATTAAATATTTTAATCATTAATCATCTTTTATAATTTCTATCTTGGATATCATCTTTAATTTAATCATTCTAAACTTTTAAT includes:
- a CDS encoding IS3 family transposase: MKYLTENQVKNIIHKYMHYYNYKRKMKILNYLSPIEYKKNILNNCRSIFEWLFFLIFFESCLFCLKNCCSLSVHFSWSLPLNENFFIKN
- a CDS encoding thymidylate synthase; protein product: MKTYLDLCHFILKNGFDKENRTKTGTKSIFGYQMRFCLQDGFPLLTTKKMYLKAIIHELLWFLKGDTNIYYLVQNNVNIWNEWSYQKYQNSSHFKNETMKEFIQKIKNNPFFATLHGNLGPIYGKQWRDFNGFDQINFLISEIKNNPNSRRLILNSWNPPILHQMALPPCHVLMQFYVLKGKLSLQLYQRSGDVFLGVPFNIASYALLLLMVAQVTNLELGEFIHTLGDAHIYHNHLNQIKTQIKRTPKKLPQMILNPNIKDIHSFQFSDFTLKNYIFDDVLKGDIAI
- a CDS encoding OsmC family protein, which codes for MIVFQVTTYFNPHLNDLCFFEEKNRTTKKLVSALEPSQNQSGPKDLFCLSWAICLYKTSKKILEEKGYKNKDLRIKIILEMGKDDKGFYFKPTAILGIKDMLLQEIEVILVSAHKRCPISRLISSDSNVKVKATNYDELITQ
- a CDS encoding dihydrofolate reductase, producing MINLITAFDSNYLIGVDNKLPWKYPQDLHYFKKITLNQEVLMGYQTYLSLKSYFKNKPFNFKKTYVATFKKDLQLPNCEVVFDLLKFLKTFSSKKTSHLFVIGGRQIYQQVLPIVNILYITHILNRHKGNVYFPQVNWQEFQLVQKTIETQLIFALYQRKKEFLLC
- a CDS encoding lysophospholipid acyltransferase family protein, with protein sequence MKQWFLLPFVFVLSLMMAFLITFLFLVFCLAIMSFFPPNHSFKGFVIRSLSRCIKTFLRIEVTVKNKNLFPLKENIIIYANHKSYIDAFLIASELPRTLAFAPKDKFCFPVLTKWFLDLAFYSSDCMVVSRDNIRKTSQNLINIIPKIKLGLALVVFPEGGMTNVNDEKVTSLLRGSFKISFKSEASIIPLTVKGASQIKNYFWWQKKKVEIIIHKSLKYNDYRGQTTQQIALNVEKIINSSFE
- a CDS encoding replicative DNA helicase, translated to MINQTAEHILLKFLLLNPKQFTSIENKIHIHDFNDPKVKYIYNLLLDFHKQKKIWDLKKIDLFLTIIPEFKRKNVQNYLTLILQKSPLCHLSEINNYIQKIKKDSSEKEIEQISQTTSLFATPKDLMEDILKKTIFNPSKNGLLGFDTGFNQLNHDTLGFQKKELIILGARPGVGKTTLMMNLAINIIIKNSNTKIVIFSLEMSNTQLILKSLSSISNVDMRRLRLGAVSEKEKETIIYSSHTLGQLRLFFDDESSLVSEIEVKCNDFKQTHGLDMVFIDYLQLLQDKPVDKISKKLKQLAKKLNIVIFCLAQLNRESAKSSTPRRPKLTDLKDTGNIEQDADLVMLLYCETNTIINKLPQLKYEMIIAKNRNGISNKTYQLHFNNQTQTFTEKIEK